From one Phocaeicola salanitronis DSM 18170 genomic stretch:
- a CDS encoding IS4 family transposase, whose protein sequence is MKQAVSKIFIFAESNKHRNIMHLDELKCHATDLVRLLPRQMLARLAKSTEVDRYAKELQGERLFNLLLYGLIRCKRLSQRKLEKVFESRAFCTLFDYSLGERVSHSSISERLSKVNVEFFRKAYEVFYDKLHSLYTPREIERKLLVRVDSTLVAETCNKLKKGFTVGKRPVGKDACRQRRQVKYTMGYEGFAAKLAEVLDEPAYLSEDVALPKAIDGMIKKDPEHSNLYVFDRGLSSLRAYDSMTGQHARFVGRIKTNRSMETVRVLEIPEADKCAPEKLVLDEDKVVHLREGGSRKFGTEEYRVITAHFKEPRDTTRPQNKGKAKRVENRICFITNDMELPAKEIAEIYRRRWDIEVFFRFLKQELSFSHFLSVNENGLQVILYMTLITAMLVMIYKRENKLGYSMAVFTLDLEMEDYAMGLASEMAAGNRGTPHGSQKGKHKRLEANGLTS, encoded by the coding sequence GTGAAACAAGCTGTAAGTAAAATATTTATATTTGCGGAATCAAACAAACACAGAAACATTATGCATCTTGATGAATTGAAATGCCATGCGACCGACCTCGTCCGCCTTCTCCCCAGACAGATGCTGGCACGGCTCGCGAAATCCACGGAAGTGGACCGCTACGCCAAGGAACTGCAGGGGGAGCGCCTTTTCAACCTGCTGCTTTATGGGCTGATCCGCTGCAAGCGGTTGAGCCAGCGCAAACTGGAGAAGGTGTTCGAGAGCCGCGCCTTCTGCACCCTGTTCGACTACTCGCTTGGGGAAAGGGTTTCGCACAGTTCCATCTCGGAACGCCTCTCGAAAGTGAATGTGGAGTTTTTCCGCAAGGCATACGAAGTGTTCTACGACAAGCTGCACAGCCTCTACACTCCGCGTGAGATAGAGCGCAAGCTGCTGGTAAGGGTGGACAGCACCCTCGTGGCCGAAACCTGCAACAAGCTCAAGAAGGGCTTCACCGTAGGCAAGCGTCCGGTTGGAAAGGATGCCTGCAGGCAACGGCGGCAGGTGAAATACACGATGGGGTACGAAGGCTTCGCCGCGAAGCTGGCCGAGGTGCTGGACGAGCCGGCTTATCTGAGCGAGGACGTCGCCCTGCCCAAGGCGATAGACGGGATGATAAAGAAGGACCCCGAACACAGCAACCTCTACGTCTTTGACCGCGGGCTGTCATCGTTGCGCGCATACGATTCGATGACGGGACAGCACGCCAGGTTCGTGGGCCGCATCAAGACCAACCGCAGCATGGAGACGGTGCGCGTGCTGGAAATCCCGGAGGCCGACAAGTGCGCTCCGGAAAAGCTGGTGCTGGATGAGGACAAGGTCGTACACCTGCGTGAAGGGGGGAGCCGCAAATTCGGCACGGAGGAGTACCGCGTCATCACGGCCCATTTCAAGGAGCCGCGTGACACCACACGCCCCCAAAACAAAGGGAAAGCCAAACGCGTGGAAAACCGCATATGCTTCATCACCAACGACATGGAACTGCCGGCCAAGGAGATTGCCGAAATTTACCGCCGCCGTTGGGACATCGAGGTGTTTTTCCGTTTCCTCAAGCAGGAACTCTCGTTCAGCCATTTCCTGTCGGTCAACGAGAACGGCCTGCAGGTCATCCTTTACATGACGCTCATAACGGCCATGCTTGTCATGATATACAAGCGTGAGAACAAGCTGGGGTATTCCATGGCCGTCTTCACTCTCGATTTGGAAATGGAAGACTATGCGATGGGACTTGCCTCGGAGATGGCTGCCGGAAATCGCGGGACACCGCACGGAAGCCAAAAAGGGAAACACAAGCGTCTGGAAGCAAATGGCTTAACGTCTTAG
- a CDS encoding efflux RND transporter periplasmic adaptor subunit, whose protein sequence is MKRFLTKKDLKLKKRQTIYTVIGIAVILAVYWFVTREKETEPEAPIVSVTPAQQQDVEIYGEYVGRIRAQQFVEVRARVEGFLEQMLFAEGTYVKRNQVLFVINQDQYRAKVDKVSAQLKKDEAQARKAERDLERIRPLYEQNAASQLDLDNAIAAYETAVASVGMSQADLDQAEQELGYTIVRSPISGQISERHVDLGTLVGTSGKSLLATIVKSDTVLIDFSMTALDYLKSKERNIIIGQKDSTRSWQPTVTITLPDNSVYPYKGLVDFAEPQVDPKTGTFSVRAEMNNPEHVLLPGQFTKVKLLLDVRENATVIPQKALIIEKGGAYIFVMRKDSTAEKRFIELGPEFGNNVVVERGLIPGEIIVDEGYHKLTPGIKMRVGEAPKEEENKKEEE, encoded by the coding sequence ATGAAACGCTTTTTGACCAAAAAAGATTTGAAACTAAAGAAGAGACAGACCATTTATACCGTCATCGGCATCGCCGTCATCCTTGCGGTCTACTGGTTTGTGACACGGGAAAAAGAAACTGAACCTGAAGCGCCAATCGTAAGTGTAACCCCTGCACAGCAACAGGATGTGGAAATTTACGGCGAATACGTAGGACGTATCCGCGCGCAACAATTCGTAGAGGTACGCGCACGCGTGGAAGGCTTTCTGGAACAAATGCTGTTCGCGGAAGGCACCTACGTCAAACGGAACCAGGTGCTTTTCGTCATCAACCAAGACCAATACCGCGCAAAAGTAGATAAAGTAAGCGCCCAATTAAAGAAAGACGAGGCACAGGCCCGAAAAGCGGAACGCGACCTGGAGCGTATCCGCCCGCTTTACGAACAGAACGCAGCCAGCCAGCTCGACCTTGACAACGCCATCGCCGCATACGAGACTGCCGTGGCAAGCGTAGGCATGAGCCAGGCGGACTTAGACCAGGCCGAGCAGGAACTGGGATATACCATTGTGCGTTCGCCCATTTCAGGGCAGATAAGCGAACGGCACGTCGACCTGGGCACGCTGGTGGGCACTTCGGGAAAATCCCTGCTTGCCACGATTGTGAAGAGCGATACCGTATTGATTGACTTCAGCATGACCGCCCTTGATTACCTGAAGAGCAAAGAGCGCAACATCATTATCGGGCAAAAAGACTCTACCCGCTCTTGGCAACCCACGGTGACCATTACCCTTCCGGACAACAGCGTTTATCCCTACAAAGGGCTGGTGGACTTTGCCGAACCGCAAGTAGACCCGAAAACCGGAACGTTCTCGGTGCGTGCGGAAATGAACAACCCCGAACATGTATTGCTTCCGGGACAATTCACCAAAGTGAAGCTCTTGCTTGACGTGCGGGAAAACGCTACGGTCATCCCCCAGAAGGCACTGATTATCGAAAAAGGAGGAGCCTACATCTTCGTCATGCGGAAAGACTCTACCGCCGAGAAGCGTTTCATCGAACTGGGTCCGGAATTCGGGAACAATGTCGTCGTGGAACGCGGCCTGATTCCGGGCGAAATCATCGTAGACGAAGGCTATCACAAGCTGACTCCCGGCATCAAGATGCGTGTGGGAGAAGCTCCGAAAGAAGAAGAAAATAAAAAAGAGGAAGAATAA
- a CDS encoding hemolysin family protein has translation MDEIFIIIGLIVLNGIFSMSEVALISARKTRLSTDAKKGSKAASVALKLANDPDRFLSTVQIGITLIGILTGIYSGNEIASDFAYVLVSWGVHASYAATLAQGIIVFFVTYLTIIFGELVPKRIGLSIAEKAAKTVSRPMRFLSVLALPFVWLLSKSTEGIFNLLGIKESDNKVTEEEIKSIIQEGTEDGEVQPVEQDIMQRVFLLGDLKVSSIMTHKSDIVWLDTDMGADDVKKVLSEKLYEFYPIADGDLDHVKGIVNLKDLVLHLYEPDFKLTSLIHEAVFFHESMNVYKALEQMKARKISRALVCDEFGICMGVITLRDILEGLVGTMDAPGEEPDIIKRVSGDGWLVDGQCALYDFLCYFNRQDLFENSEYHTLSGLILQQLQHIPTSGETLQWNGFTFEIVDMDGARIDKVLVKTIDN, from the coding sequence ATGGACGAGATCTTTATAATTATCGGGTTGATAGTACTTAACGGTATTTTCTCCATGTCCGAGGTGGCATTAATATCAGCCCGAAAAACTCGGCTTTCTACCGATGCGAAAAAAGGAAGCAAGGCGGCAAGCGTGGCTCTGAAACTGGCGAACGACCCCGACCGTTTCCTTTCAACGGTTCAAATCGGCATTACATTAATCGGCATCCTGACCGGTATCTATTCAGGAAATGAAATCGCCAGCGACTTTGCGTATGTCTTGGTTTCGTGGGGAGTGCATGCATCGTATGCCGCTACGTTGGCGCAAGGAATCATTGTGTTTTTTGTGACTTACCTGACCATTATTTTCGGCGAACTGGTGCCTAAACGCATCGGTTTAAGCATTGCGGAAAAGGCGGCGAAAACCGTTTCGCGTCCCATGCGTTTCCTTTCGGTGCTGGCATTGCCTTTCGTATGGTTGCTTTCGAAGAGTACGGAAGGGATATTCAATTTGTTGGGCATCAAGGAATCGGATAACAAAGTGACCGAGGAGGAAATCAAATCGATTATCCAGGAAGGTACCGAGGACGGCGAAGTGCAGCCGGTAGAGCAGGACATCATGCAGCGTGTGTTCCTGCTGGGCGACCTGAAAGTCAGTTCGATTATGACGCACAAGAGCGACATCGTATGGCTGGACACGGATATGGGTGCAGACGATGTGAAGAAGGTGCTGAGCGAGAAGCTGTATGAGTTTTACCCGATAGCCGACGGTGACCTGGACCACGTGAAGGGTATCGTAAACCTGAAGGATTTGGTGCTCCACCTGTACGAGCCTGACTTCAAGCTTACCTCGTTGATTCACGAAGCGGTATTCTTCCACGAGAGCATGAACGTATACAAGGCGCTGGAGCAGATGAAGGCGCGCAAAATCAGCCGTGCGCTGGTGTGTGACGAGTTCGGTATCTGTATGGGGGTTATCACCTTGAGAGACATCTTGGAGGGATTGGTGGGCACCATGGATGCGCCGGGCGAGGAACCTGACATCATCAAGCGGGTATCGGGCGACGGCTGGCTGGTAGACGGGCAATGCGCGCTCTACGACTTCTTGTGCTATTTCAACCGTCAAGACCTGTTTGAGAACTCCGAATACCATACGCTGAGTGGCTTGATTCTCCAGCAATTGCAGCACATTCCCACCAGCGGGGAAACCTTGCAATGGAACGGATTCACGTTCGAGATAGTGGACATGGACGGCGCACGCATCGACAAGGTGCTGGTTAAGACAATTGACAATTAA
- a CDS encoding response regulator transcription factor — protein sequence MKSQEVISVAVAETSVIVRSGLVAVLKRLPDLEIQTVEVTSKEGLQHCMEAHSPHILIINPQFEGWFEVDAWREHYPQVELKVVALLCSFVDANRLKGYDDTISLYDDIESLVKKISVLMNFSDDEEDDQDALSQREKEIICCVVRGMTNKEIAEKLYISVHTVITHRRNITRKLQIHSAAGLTIYAIVNKLVELSEVKMKL from the coding sequence ATGAAATCACAGGAAGTCATATCGGTAGCTGTAGCGGAAACTTCGGTTATCGTGCGGAGCGGTTTGGTCGCTGTCTTGAAACGCTTGCCCGATTTGGAGATTCAGACGGTGGAAGTCACATCGAAAGAAGGGCTTCAGCACTGCATGGAAGCGCATAGCCCGCATATTCTGATTATAAACCCGCAGTTCGAAGGCTGGTTCGAAGTGGATGCCTGGAGGGAACATTATCCGCAGGTGGAACTGAAGGTGGTGGCATTGCTTTGTTCGTTTGTGGATGCCAACCGCCTGAAGGGGTACGATGACACGATAAGCCTGTATGATGACATCGAGTCATTGGTGAAGAAAATATCGGTCCTGATGAATTTCTCGGATGACGAAGAAGACGACCAGGATGCCTTGAGCCAGCGGGAAAAGGAAATTATCTGTTGCGTGGTAAGGGGCATGACCAATAAGGAAATAGCTGAAAAACTGTATATATCGGTGCATACGGTGATTACGCATCGCCGGAACATAACGCGCAAGCTGCAGATTCATTCCGCCGCCGGCCTGACCATCTACGCCATAGTCAATAAGCTGGTAGAACTAAGCGAAGTGAAGATGAAACTATAA
- a CDS encoding hemerythrin domain-containing protein: MCKPKSYRPTDKMSDLICDNYALLQVLSRFGVPLGFGDKSVQEVCDLNQVDCSTFLIVVNFLIEENNRMQDHITGLSVPALMDYLQRAHSYFLDFQLPGIRKKLMEAIDFSISNKVAYLILQFFDDYVGEVRKHMEYENEKVFTYVRSLLKGERPEGYSISVFARHHDQVNVKLTELKNIIIKYYPATGDNQLLNATLFDIFSCEEDLASHNRVEDYLFVPAIMELEKEVK, encoded by the coding sequence ATGTGTAAACCTAAATCGTATAGGCCGACCGACAAGATGAGCGACTTGATTTGCGACAATTATGCGTTGCTTCAGGTGTTAAGCCGGTTTGGCGTGCCCTTGGGCTTCGGCGACAAGTCGGTCCAAGAGGTTTGTGATTTGAACCAGGTGGATTGTTCCACTTTTCTGATTGTCGTTAATTTCCTGATTGAGGAAAACAATCGGATGCAAGATCACATTACAGGGCTTTCGGTTCCGGCACTGATGGATTATCTGCAACGGGCGCATTCCTACTTCCTCGATTTCCAGCTTCCCGGCATCCGGAAGAAGCTGATGGAAGCGATAGACTTTTCCATAAGCAATAAAGTGGCTTACCTGATTCTTCAGTTCTTTGATGATTATGTGGGCGAAGTGAGAAAGCACATGGAATATGAGAACGAGAAAGTTTTTACGTATGTGCGTAGTCTGTTGAAGGGGGAGAGGCCGGAAGGCTATAGCATCAGTGTCTTTGCCCGGCATCACGACCAGGTGAATGTCAAACTGACTGAGCTTAAAAACATTATCATCAAATATTATCCTGCAACCGGCGATAATCAGTTGCTGAACGCAACCTTGTTCGATATATTCAGTTGTGAGGAAGACTTGGCATCACACAACAGGGTGGAAGATTACTTGTTCGTTCCTGCCATTATGGAGCTGGAAAAGGAGGTGAAATGA
- a CDS encoding TolC family protein has protein sequence MKQIYKPLCLFLWSILVISTAGCQIGKHYTRPELNLPETLDSLSVDSVSIGDYAWETLYTDTTLQALIRKTLTYNKDMMIAAARVREMAARKRIDIGNMLPQIGLRVYAERERTNYGGDSYSQDDEFDLKGTMSWEIDLWGKLRWARDKSVADFLGSVENQRAMKMSLIAEVAQTYFELVALDNELAIVRQTVEARRESLHLARIRYEGGLTSETAFRQAQVELARTATLVPDLERQITLKENDIAFLTGDYPHHIKRTVLPEDVLLPVSLPVGLPSSLLERRPDVRQAEQALIAANAEVGIAFTSLFPSLTLNASYGGESDVLDELLKSPWHLLSANLLQPVFSWGKNRARLKAQKAALEGATHEYEKVVLNAFREAYNAIADFNKTKEIYETRLRLEQASKSTLDLAQLQYLNGVIGYMDLLDAQRGYLDAQISLSNAVRDKQITMVNLYKALGGGWKE, from the coding sequence ATGAAACAAATCTATAAACCCCTTTGCCTGTTCTTGTGGAGCATCCTCGTAATAAGCACGGCAGGATGCCAGATAGGCAAGCACTATACCCGCCCCGAACTGAACCTGCCTGAGACACTGGACAGCCTCAGCGTAGACTCTGTCTCTATCGGCGACTATGCATGGGAAACCTTATATACAGACACTACACTCCAGGCACTTATCAGAAAAACCTTGACTTATAACAAAGACATGATGATTGCCGCCGCAAGAGTCCGGGAAATGGCAGCAAGGAAACGCATTGACATCGGCAACATGCTGCCCCAAATCGGGCTGCGCGTCTACGCCGAACGTGAACGGACAAACTACGGCGGCGACAGTTATTCGCAAGATGACGAATTCGACCTGAAAGGAACGATGAGCTGGGAAATAGACCTGTGGGGAAAACTCCGCTGGGCAAGAGACAAGAGCGTAGCCGATTTCTTAGGTTCCGTAGAGAACCAGCGCGCCATGAAAATGAGCCTGATTGCGGAAGTCGCACAAACCTACTTCGAACTGGTCGCACTTGACAACGAACTGGCGATTGTCCGCCAGACCGTAGAAGCCCGGCGCGAAAGCCTTCACTTGGCACGCATCCGCTACGAAGGAGGACTGACATCGGAAACCGCTTTCCGGCAGGCACAAGTGGAATTGGCACGAACCGCAACATTGGTCCCCGACCTGGAACGGCAGATTACGCTGAAAGAAAACGATATCGCCTTCCTTACCGGTGATTATCCGCATCACATCAAACGGACGGTATTGCCGGAAGACGTATTGCTCCCCGTAAGCCTTCCGGTAGGACTGCCCTCCAGCTTATTGGAACGCCGTCCGGATGTACGCCAGGCAGAACAAGCCCTGATAGCTGCCAATGCCGAAGTGGGGATTGCGTTTACCAGCCTCTTCCCCAGCCTGACGCTGAACGCCAGCTACGGCGGAGAAAGTGACGTGCTCGATGAATTGCTGAAATCCCCGTGGCACCTGCTCAGCGCCAACCTTTTGCAGCCCGTATTCAGCTGGGGGAAAAACCGTGCCCGCCTGAAAGCGCAAAAAGCCGCATTGGAAGGAGCAACCCATGAATACGAAAAAGTCGTGCTGAACGCTTTCAGAGAAGCATACAACGCCATCGCCGATTTCAACAAGACCAAAGAAATCTACGAGACACGGCTCCGGCTGGAACAAGCGTCCAAAAGCACACTCGACCTTGCCCAACTGCAATACTTAAACGGAGTAATCGGTTACATGGACTTGCTGGACGCACAACGTGGATACCTTGACGCACAAATCAGCCTGAGCAATGCCGTCCGTGACAAGCAAATCACCATGGTCAACCTGTACAAGGCATTGGGCGGAGGGTGGAAAGAATAG
- a CDS encoding efflux RND transporter permease subunit, with product MKVTFFIDRPVFSIVISILIVIIGLIGLTMLPIDQYPQITPPVVKISASYPGASALTVSQAVATPIEQELNGTPGMLYMESNSSNSGGFSATVTFDISTNADLAAVEIQNRIKLAESRLPAEVVQNGIEIEKQAASQLMTICLTSNDPKFDEIYLSNFATLNVLDLLRRIPGVGRVSNIGSRYYAMQIWVDPAKLANFGLTVQDVQNALKDQNRESAAGVLGQQPVTGLDVTIPITAQGRLSSASQFEEIVLRANPDGSLIRMRDVARVSLEAQSYNTESGINGGNAAVLGVYMLPGANAMEVAERVKATMDEISRNFPDGMKYEIPFDMTTYISESIHEVYKTLFEALFLVIVVVFLSLQSWRATLIPTIAVPISLIGTFGFMLIFGFSLNILTLLGLVLAIGLVVDDAIVVVENVERIMEEEHLSPYEATKKAMNGLTGALIATSMVLAAVFVPVSFLSGITGQLYRQFSITIAVSVLLSTVVALTLSPVMCSLILRPQDPNKPKNRVFRTINKWLEKGNHSYVAGIIKITKHSKRTLVAFSMVIVFIFLLYRLIPTSFLPTEDQGYFTVELEMPEGTTLERTRIVTNRAIDYLMKNPSVEYVQSVAGTSPRVGTSQARSSLTVILKGWKERDNTTIEEIMADVQEEFKKYPECKVYLSTPPVIPGLGTSGGFEMQLEARGDATYDNLIQAADTLMYYASQRKELAGLSSSLQAEIPQLYFDVDRDKVKFSGVPMADVFATMKAYTGSVYVNDFNMFNRIYRVYIQAEAPYREHRDNINLFFVRGNDGSMIPLTALGTTEYTTGPGSIKRFNMFNTAIIRGTAAHGYSSGQAMELIEQLAREHLPDNIGVEWSGLSYQEKQAGGQTGMILALVFLFVFLFLAALYESWSVPIAVLLSLPVAALGAYLGVAVCGLENDTYFQIGLVMLVGLAAKNAILIVEFAKDEVESGKSVIQAALHAAHLRFRPILMTSLAFILGMVPLVLASGPGSASRQAIGTGVFFGMIVAVTVGIFLVPFFFVMIYTTTNKLKKTKVRKV from the coding sequence ATGAAAGTGACTTTCTTTATCGATCGGCCTGTATTCTCGATCGTTATATCCATATTGATAGTCATCATCGGGCTTATCGGGCTTACGATGCTGCCTATCGACCAGTATCCGCAAATCACTCCACCGGTGGTGAAAATCAGCGCCTCTTATCCGGGAGCCAGCGCGCTTACGGTGTCGCAAGCCGTGGCTACCCCGATTGAACAAGAACTGAACGGTACGCCGGGGATGCTGTACATGGAGTCGAACAGCTCCAATTCCGGAGGATTCTCGGCTACGGTCACCTTTGACATTTCGACCAATGCCGACCTGGCGGCTGTAGAGATACAGAACCGCATCAAGCTGGCAGAATCACGCCTGCCTGCCGAAGTGGTGCAGAACGGCATCGAAATCGAGAAACAAGCCGCCAGCCAGCTGATGACCATCTGCCTGACTTCCAACGACCCGAAATTCGACGAAATATACCTGAGCAACTTCGCCACCCTGAATGTGCTCGACTTGCTCCGCCGCATTCCGGGCGTGGGACGTGTGTCCAACATCGGAAGCCGGTATTATGCCATGCAAATCTGGGTAGACCCAGCCAAGCTGGCAAATTTCGGACTGACCGTGCAAGACGTGCAAAACGCGCTGAAAGACCAAAACAGGGAATCGGCAGCCGGCGTATTGGGACAACAGCCTGTAACGGGACTTGACGTAACCATTCCGATTACAGCCCAAGGACGTTTGTCAAGCGCATCCCAATTCGAAGAAATCGTCTTACGCGCCAATCCGGACGGTTCGCTTATCCGCATGCGGGACGTCGCCCGCGTATCGCTCGAAGCGCAATCCTATAACACCGAAAGCGGAATCAACGGAGGCAACGCTGCCGTATTGGGCGTATACATGCTTCCGGGAGCCAATGCCATGGAAGTGGCAGAACGGGTAAAAGCGACCATGGACGAAATCAGCCGGAACTTCCCCGACGGAATGAAATACGAGATACCGTTCGACATGACCACGTATATCTCCGAATCCATCCATGAAGTATATAAAACCCTGTTCGAAGCCTTGTTCCTGGTGATTGTAGTGGTGTTCCTTTCCCTGCAAAGCTGGCGCGCCACGCTAATCCCGACCATTGCCGTACCGATTTCCTTAATCGGCACATTCGGCTTCATGCTGATTTTCGGTTTCTCGCTGAACATCCTTACCCTGCTGGGACTGGTGCTTGCCATCGGACTGGTGGTAGATGACGCCATCGTCGTGGTAGAGAATGTGGAACGCATCATGGAAGAAGAACACCTGAGCCCATACGAAGCGACCAAGAAGGCAATGAACGGGCTGACGGGCGCCTTGATAGCCACTTCAATGGTGCTTGCCGCTGTATTCGTCCCCGTAAGTTTCCTGTCGGGCATCACCGGACAACTGTACCGCCAGTTCAGTATCACCATTGCCGTATCGGTATTGCTTTCGACCGTAGTGGCATTGACCCTCAGCCCGGTGATGTGTTCATTGATTTTGCGTCCGCAAGACCCCAACAAGCCCAAGAACCGCGTATTCCGTACCATCAACAAATGGCTGGAAAAGGGCAATCACAGCTATGTGGCTGGCATCATCAAAATCACGAAGCACTCCAAGCGCACCCTTGTCGCGTTCAGCATGGTCATCGTTTTCATATTCTTGCTCTACCGGCTGATTCCTACCAGCTTCCTTCCCACAGAAGACCAGGGGTACTTTACCGTTGAGCTGGAAATGCCGGAAGGAACCACCCTGGAGCGCACACGCATCGTGACCAACCGGGCCATCGATTACCTGATGAAGAATCCGTCGGTAGAATATGTGCAAAGCGTAGCGGGTACCAGCCCGCGTGTAGGCACAAGCCAGGCACGAAGCTCGCTCACCGTTATCCTGAAGGGATGGAAGGAACGCGACAATACGACCATCGAAGAAATCATGGCAGACGTACAGGAGGAATTCAAGAAATATCCGGAATGCAAAGTATACCTCTCTACGCCGCCCGTCATCCCGGGACTGGGTACATCGGGAGGTTTTGAAATGCAACTGGAGGCACGCGGAGACGCGACCTACGACAACCTGATTCAAGCCGCCGACACCCTGATGTATTATGCCTCACAACGGAAAGAGCTGGCAGGGCTTTCCTCTTCGCTGCAAGCCGAAATTCCGCAGCTCTATTTCGATGTAGACCGCGACAAAGTGAAATTCTCAGGAGTGCCTATGGCGGATGTATTCGCCACCATGAAAGCATATACGGGGTCGGTTTACGTAAACGACTTTAACATGTTCAACCGCATTTACCGTGTATATATCCAGGCAGAAGCACCGTACCGTGAACACCGTGACAACATCAACCTCTTCTTCGTGAGGGGAAATGACGGAAGCATGATTCCGCTGACCGCGCTGGGCACGACCGAATATACCACCGGCCCCGGAAGCATCAAACGCTTTAACATGTTCAACACAGCCATTATCCGAGGCACGGCAGCACATGGATACAGTTCGGGACAAGCCATGGAACTGATTGAACAATTGGCACGCGAGCATCTTCCAGACAACATCGGCGTAGAATGGAGCGGACTTTCCTATCAGGAGAAACAAGCAGGAGGGCAGACAGGCATGATTCTGGCACTGGTATTCTTATTCGTCTTCCTGTTTCTGGCAGCATTATACGAAAGCTGGAGCGTGCCTATCGCCGTATTGCTGTCTTTGCCTGTTGCCGCATTGGGGGCATACTTGGGCGTAGCGGTATGCGGACTGGAGAACGACACGTATTTCCAAATCGGGCTTGTGATGCTGGTGGGGCTTGCCGCAAAGAACGCCATCCTCATCGTGGAATTCGCCAAAGACGAAGTGGAATCGGGAAAGAGTGTGATTCAGGCAGCGCTCCATGCAGCCCACTTGCGTTTCCGCCCCATCCTGATGACCTCGCTTGCCTTCATCCTGGGTATGGTCCCGCTGGTTCTTGCATCCGGTCCGGGCTCGGCAAGCAGGCAGGCTATCGGTACGGGAGTGTTCTTTGGCATGATTGTAGCCGTAACGGTGGGAATCTTCCTCGTCCCGTTCTTCTTTGTCATGATTTATACAACAACGAATAAACTGAAAAAAACAAAAGTCAGGAAAGTATGA